In a single window of the Deinococcus aetherius genome:
- the cobU gene encoding bifunctional adenosylcobinamide kinase/adenosylcobinamide-phosphate guanylyltransferase has protein sequence MIVFVTGGARSGKSTFAERRAAASGETVTYLATAQAFDAEMEDRINRHRADRPAGWLTVEEPLDVPAALRAASTPTVLLDCLSLWVSNLLLADLDDDAILARAGALLAAARARGGLTVLVTNEVGFGIVPDNALARRFRDVLGWVNQRAAAASDEAWLLVSGLPVRLKPAPFPLTTPH, from the coding sequence GTGATCGTCTTCGTCACTGGAGGGGCGCGCAGCGGCAAGAGTACCTTTGCCGAGCGGCGGGCCGCCGCCTCCGGCGAGACCGTCACCTACCTCGCCACCGCCCAGGCCTTCGACGCGGAGATGGAAGACCGCATCAATCGCCACCGGGCCGACCGACCGGCAGGCTGGCTGACGGTGGAGGAACCGCTCGACGTTCCCGCCGCCCTGCGCGCCGCCTCCACCCCGACCGTCCTCCTCGACTGCCTGAGCCTGTGGGTGAGCAACCTGCTGCTGGCCGATCTGGACGACGACGCCATCCTCGCCCGCGCGGGCGCCCTGCTCGCCGCCGCCCGCGCGCGAGGGGGCCTCACCGTCCTCGTGACGAACGAGGTGGGGTTCGGCATCGTCCCCGACAACGCCCTCGCCCGCCGCTTCCGGGACGTGCTCGGCTGGGTCAACCAGCGGGCCGCCGCCGCGAGCGACGAGGCGTGGCTGCTCGTCAGCGGGCTGCCCGTTCGGCTCAAGCCCGCGCCTTTCCCATTGACCACTCCCCACTAA
- the cobT gene encoding nicotinate-nucleotide--dimethylbenzimidazole phosphoribosyltransferase: protein MPTPPCPPELAALVHAVQPADSAAMDAARARQAQLTKPAGALGDLEELGVRLAGVFGTDRPHPRGVAVIVAAGDHGVAQPDTEGGGVSAYPPEVTPAMVANFLADTPAGPGGAAVNAIARTVGARVYVMDAGVNADLPPSPALVRAAVRRGTRDLRCQAAMTREEATTLILAGAALARRAIEEGADLIVPGEMGIGNTTPAAAMTARLLGRDPALVTGRGTGVDDVTLGRKVEAVRRALARNGSDPGDPLGVLADLGGFEIAAMLGVMLQAAASRRAVILDGFVEGSAALVGVALAPALRGFLFPAGECAEVGHAPQLAHLGLRPMFRLGLRLGEGTGGVLAAPLLLAAAATLREMRTFAEAGVPGGG, encoded by the coding sequence ATGCCCACCCCCCCCTGCCCCCCCGAACTCGCCGCCCTCGTCCACGCCGTCCAGCCCGCCGACTCCGCCGCGATGGACGCGGCCCGCGCGCGGCAGGCGCAACTCACCAAGCCCGCCGGGGCCCTCGGCGACCTGGAGGAGTTGGGGGTGCGGCTCGCGGGCGTGTTCGGAACGGACCGGCCCCACCCGCGCGGGGTGGCGGTGATCGTGGCGGCAGGGGACCACGGGGTCGCCCAACCTGACACGGAGGGGGGCGGGGTGAGCGCCTACCCCCCCGAGGTCACCCCCGCGATGGTGGCGAATTTCCTGGCTGACACCCCCGCCGGGCCGGGCGGCGCCGCCGTGAACGCCATCGCCCGGACGGTGGGGGCGCGGGTGTACGTGATGGACGCGGGGGTGAACGCCGACCTGCCCCCTTCTCCCGCCCTCGTGCGCGCGGCGGTGCGGCGGGGCACCCGCGACCTGCGCTGTCAGGCGGCCATGACCCGCGAGGAAGCGACCACCCTGATCCTGGCGGGCGCGGCCCTCGCTCGCCGGGCCATCGAGGAGGGCGCCGACCTGATCGTCCCCGGCGAGATGGGGATCGGGAACACCACGCCCGCCGCCGCGATGACGGCCCGGCTGCTCGGCCGGGACCCCGCGCTCGTCACGGGCCGGGGGACGGGGGTGGACGACGTGACCCTGGGGCGCAAGGTGGAGGCGGTGCGGCGAGCCCTGGCCCGGAACGGCAGCGACCCCGGCGACCCCCTGGGCGTCCTCGCCGACCTCGGCGGCTTCGAGATCGCGGCGATGCTGGGGGTGATGCTCCAGGCGGCGGCGTCACGGCGGGCGGTCATTCTCGACGGCTTCGTGGAGGGCTCGGCCGCCCTCGTCGGGGTGGCGCTCGCCCCGGCCCTGCGGGGCTTCCTGTTCCCGGCGGGCGAGTGCGCGGAGGTCGGGCACGCCCCTCAACTCGCGCACCTGGGGTTGAGGCCGATGTTCCGCCTCGGCCTCCGGTTGGGGGAGGGGACGGGCGGGGTCCTCGCCGCGCCGCTGCTCCTCGCCGCCGCTGCCACCCTGCGCGAGATGCGGACCTTCGCGGAGGCGGGGGTGCCCGGCGGGGGGTGA
- a CDS encoding putative bifunctional diguanylate cyclase/phosphodiesterase, translating to MLPELVHHLERLGLDAATPPTARAWRAFLEGLDGLLAGAAPWQRQAVEHSPNPIFVTDRQGRVRHANRAFVALCGAERVGEPVTRLCPDEEAGRLADLTRRVLGGEAFGRVELRLGTADGSERHMLSRLYPLRDDAGEVLGCVFAGTDVSEQRREAQVLLAQRRSYERVLNAVPAPLAVFDRDHRYVFCNPAAIQNDEIREWIIGRDDVEYCAHRGFDPALAENRRRHFEEAARTRQTLSWEERLATPEGGERHWLRCLSPVFSEAGDLELMIGYGLDIGERRRTLEALGQLNDELEEANRRLRHDARHDALTGLPNRALFNERLAHTLARARAGQGPGFAVLFLDTDRFKAVNDSLGHPVGDALLVALARRLRAELRATDTVARLGGDEFTVLLEPAGGVGDATAVAERIGAVLQRPFEVEGHELTISVSIGIVPGDREYGSAAEVLRDADIAMYRAKAQGRAGYQVFNAEMRAEALNLITLERDLRRAVRQGELRVLYQPIVAVGTGCTVGFEALLRWQHPERGLLSPADFLGVAEESGLIQELDRWVLREACAQVRVWQRRLPAAPPLTLSVNFSGRHLAAPDVYTALSAILAETGFDPHALRIELTESVLLTHSQTTRETLERIRRLGVGLHIDDFGTGYSSLGYLQSYPVDALKIDRSFIDRMLSSQGSAELVRTIVSMAKNLGLRVVAEGIELPAQLERLRALGCDYGQGYLLSRPLTPEQIPAFLAGGNAVDRPEQLRNAG from the coding sequence GTGCTGCCGGAGCTTGTCCACCACCTCGAACGCCTGGGCCTCGACGCGGCCACGCCCCCCACGGCGCGGGCGTGGCGGGCCTTTCTGGAAGGGCTGGACGGCCTGCTCGCGGGAGCCGCGCCGTGGCAGCGCCAGGCGGTCGAACACTCGCCCAACCCGATCTTCGTGACCGACCGCCAGGGCCGCGTCCGCCACGCGAACCGGGCCTTCGTCGCCCTGTGCGGGGCCGAACGGGTCGGGGAGCCGGTCACCCGGCTGTGCCCGGACGAGGAGGCGGGTCGGCTGGCGGACCTGACCCGCCGGGTGCTCGGGGGCGAGGCGTTCGGGCGGGTGGAGCTGCGGCTGGGCACGGCGGACGGCTCGGAGCGCCACATGCTCTCGCGGCTGTACCCCCTGCGCGACGACGCGGGCGAGGTGCTGGGGTGCGTCTTCGCGGGCACCGACGTGAGTGAGCAGCGGCGCGAGGCGCAGGTGCTGCTCGCCCAGCGCCGCTCGTACGAGCGGGTCCTGAACGCGGTGCCCGCGCCGCTCGCCGTGTTCGACCGCGACCACCGCTACGTCTTCTGCAACCCCGCTGCTATTCAGAACGACGAGATCCGGGAGTGGATCATCGGCCGGGACGATGTCGAGTACTGTGCCCACCGGGGCTTCGACCCCGCCCTCGCCGAGAACCGGCGGCGGCACTTCGAGGAGGCCGCCCGGACCCGGCAGACGCTCTCCTGGGAGGAACGCCTCGCCACCCCGGAGGGCGGGGAGCGGCACTGGCTGCGCTGCCTGAGCCCGGTCTTCTCGGAGGCGGGGGACCTCGAACTCATGATCGGGTACGGGCTCGACATCGGCGAGCGCCGGCGGACGCTGGAGGCCCTCGGGCAGCTCAACGACGAGCTGGAGGAGGCCAACCGGCGGCTGCGGCACGACGCCCGGCACGACGCGCTCACCGGCCTGCCCAACCGCGCCCTCTTCAACGAGCGGCTGGCGCACACCCTGGCGCGGGCCCGAGCGGGGCAGGGCCCCGGCTTCGCGGTGCTGTTCCTCGACACCGACCGCTTCAAGGCGGTGAACGACTCGCTCGGTCACCCGGTCGGCGACGCCCTGCTCGTCGCGCTCGCCCGGCGGCTGCGGGCCGAGTTGCGCGCCACCGACACGGTCGCCCGGCTGGGGGGCGACGAGTTCACGGTGCTGCTCGAACCCGCCGGCGGCGTGGGGGACGCGACGGCGGTCGCCGAACGCATCGGGGCGGTGCTCCAGCGGCCCTTCGAGGTGGAGGGGCACGAGCTGACGATCTCGGTGAGCATCGGGATTGTGCCCGGCGACCGGGAGTACGGCTCGGCGGCGGAGGTGCTGCGCGACGCGGACATCGCCATGTACCGCGCCAAGGCGCAGGGCCGGGCGGGATATCAGGTGTTCAACGCCGAGATGCGCGCCGAGGCGCTGAACCTGATCACCCTGGAGCGCGACCTGCGCCGCGCCGTGCGGCAGGGGGAGCTGCGGGTGCTCTACCAGCCCATCGTGGCGGTGGGGACCGGGTGCACCGTCGGCTTCGAGGCGCTGCTGCGCTGGCAGCACCCCGAGCGCGGCCTGCTCTCCCCCGCCGACTTCCTGGGCGTCGCCGAGGAGAGCGGGCTGATCCAGGAGCTCGACCGCTGGGTGCTGCGCGAGGCGTGCGCGCAGGTTCGGGTGTGGCAGCGCCGGCTTCCCGCCGCCCCGCCCCTCACGCTCAGCGTCAACTTCTCGGGGCGGCACCTCGCGGCGCCCGACGTGTACACCGCCCTGAGCGCGATTCTGGCGGAGACGGGCTTCGACCCCCACGCCCTCAGGATCGAACTCACCGAGAGCGTCCTGCTGACACACTCGCAGACCACCCGCGAGACCCTGGAGCGCATCCGGCGGCTGGGCGTGGGGCTGCACATCGACGACTTCGGCACCGGGTACTCGTCGCTGGGTTACCTCCAGTCGTACCCCGTCGACGCCCTCAAGATCGACCGCTCCTTCATTGACCGGATGCTGAGCAGCCAGGGGAGCGCCGAACTCGTGCGCACCATCGTCAGCATGGCGAAGAACCTGGGGCTGCGGGTGGTCGCGGAGGGCATCGAGCTTCCCGCCCAGCTCGAACGGCTCCGGGCCCTGGGCTGCGACTACGGGCAGGGTTACCTCCTCTCCCGCCCGCTGACGCCCGAGCAGATTCCGGCCTTCCTAGCCGGGGGAAACGCCGTGGACCGGCCTGAGCAACTCCGCAACGCCGGGTAG
- a CDS encoding phosphoribosylanthranilate isomerase — protein MTLPAPVRVKVCGTTSVKDAVLAAEAGADALGFIFAPVSRRRVSVPVAREAGLNVGPAVARVGVFLGQGLDEVLRMAEGARLSAVQLHGPLPDLYVREVARYYPVLRVLRPADLLAGAGGQTPPPPGVTPMLDAPEPGGGVPLDWAALRDVFPPGAWLAGGLGPENVAQAVRTLRPAGVDAVSRLEAGPGVKAPERVRAFVRAAKEAWPPELSTG, from the coding sequence GTGACCCTCCCGGCCCCTGTGCGGGTCAAGGTCTGCGGGACCACGAGCGTGAAGGACGCCGTCCTCGCCGCCGAGGCGGGGGCCGACGCCCTGGGCTTCATCTTCGCGCCCGTCAGTCGGCGGCGAGTCTCCGTGCCCGTGGCGCGCGAGGCGGGGCTGAACGTGGGCCCGGCGGTCGCCCGGGTGGGCGTCTTCCTGGGGCAGGGCCTCGACGAGGTGCTGCGCATGGCGGAGGGGGCGCGGCTGAGCGCCGTGCAGCTCCACGGCCCCCTGCCCGACCTTTACGTCCGGGAGGTGGCCCGGTATTATCCCGTGCTGCGCGTCCTGCGTCCCGCCGACCTGCTGGCGGGCGCGGGCGGGCAGACCCCCCCTCCCCCCGGTGTCACCCCCATGCTCGACGCCCCGGAGCCCGGCGGCGGGGTGCCCCTCGACTGGGCGGCCCTGCGAGACGTGTTTCCCCCGGGTGCCTGGCTTGCGGGAGGCCTGGGACCCGAGAACGTGGCCCAGGCCGTCCGCACCCTGCGCCCCGCCGGAGTGGACGCCGTGAGCCGCCTGGAGGCAGGCCCCGGAGTCAAGGCTCCCGAGCGCGTCCGCGCCTTCGTCCGGGCGGCGAAAGAGGCGTGGCCCCCCGAGTTATCCACAGGTTGA
- a CDS encoding metalloenzyme domain protein, translated as MSGLVWLALDGVGHPHDAPPGSVWEQSLPTLRPLVEAGHALDATLGVPGLPQSGTGQTCWLTGRDAVRRMGEHFGPHPGPTLQGLLRAHALPVRLARAGARVALANHYPPGYFAAQARRPRAGCFPFSFQAAGAELNPPGVPPVPATLGLGYAEPWLEVMPPGEIGRLGEELARTSEEYDLLACDLWFGDFLGHRGRTPTPPDVLRAGRAYLARVDALLSGLLEAGTWVVLTSDHGNLENLGVKAHTLARVPFAAFGGPPAGANPPRDIMDGGRRIAGWFGLEDDPSGSKNA; from the coding sequence ATGAGCGGTCTCGTCTGGCTGGCCCTCGACGGTGTGGGCCACCCGCACGACGCGCCGCCGGGGTCGGTGTGGGAGCAGAGCCTCCCGACCCTGCGCCCCCTCGTGGAGGCGGGGCACGCGCTCGACGCGACGCTCGGGGTGCCGGGTCTGCCACAGTCGGGCACCGGGCAGACCTGCTGGCTGACGGGCCGGGACGCGGTGCGGCGGATGGGTGAGCACTTCGGGCCGCACCCGGGGCCCACCCTGCAAGGCCTGCTGCGCGCCCACGCCCTGCCCGTGCGGCTGGCCCGGGCGGGCGCGCGGGTGGCGCTGGCGAACCACTACCCCCCGGGCTACTTCGCGGCCCAGGCCCGCAGGCCCCGGGCGGGCTGCTTCCCCTTCTCCTTCCAGGCGGCGGGGGCGGAACTCAACCCCCCCGGAGTGCCCCCTGTTCCCGCGACCCTGGGCCTGGGGTACGCCGAGCCCTGGCTGGAGGTGATGCCCCCGGGCGAGATCGGGCGGCTCGGCGAGGAGCTGGCGCGCACTTCGGAGGAATACGACCTGCTCGCCTGCGACCTGTGGTTCGGCGACTTCCTGGGTCACCGGGGCCGCACCCCGACGCCGCCGGACGTCCTGCGCGCCGGGCGGGCCTACCTCGCACGGGTGGACGCCCTGTTGAGCGGCCTGCTGGAGGCGGGCACCTGGGTCGTGCTGACGAGCGATCACGGCAACCTGGAGAACCTGGGGGTCAAGGCCCACACCCTCGCGCGGGTGCCCTTCGCCGCCTTCGGTGGGCCGCCAGCCGGGGCGAACCCCCCCCGCGACATCATGGACGGGGGGCGCAGGATCGCCGGGTGGTTCGGCCTGGAAGACGACCCTTCCGGGAGCAAAAACGCTTGA
- a CDS encoding carbon-nitrogen hydrolase family protein — MSVLRVAAAAYPVDFHPGWEAYAAKVTAWVEDAARQGARLLVFPEYGSLELVSLLPTELHHDILGMRPALQTLLPDFLALYSRLARAHGVTIVAGSYPTAEGEGFVNRAFVFGPDGSHAHQDKLMMTRFEAEEWCIDPGAGVRVFELGLEDESVTRFGVAICYDSEFPALARRLAEGGAELLVVPSFTAARSGYTRVRVGSMARALENQMYALHAPLIADADWTYAVEQASGKAALYAPADLGLPEDGLVAEGEWNTPGWLVADLDLNLTRRVRDSGHVLNWRDRHAAQERPTEAEVVPLAAPTRA, encoded by the coding sequence ATGAGTGTCCTGCGTGTGGCGGCGGCGGCGTACCCGGTGGACTTTCACCCCGGCTGGGAGGCCTACGCCGCGAAGGTGACGGCCTGGGTGGAGGACGCGGCGCGGCAGGGGGCGCGGCTCCTCGTCTTTCCCGAGTACGGCTCCCTTGAACTCGTCAGCCTTCTGCCGACCGAGCTGCACCACGACATCCTCGGGATGCGGCCCGCCCTGCAAACCTTATTACCCGACTTCCTGGCGCTGTATTCCCGCCTGGCGCGGGCGCACGGCGTGACCATCGTGGCGGGGAGCTACCCCACCGCCGAGGGCGAGGGTTTCGTCAACCGGGCCTTCGTCTTCGGGCCGGACGGCTCGCACGCCCATCAGGACAAATTGATGATGACCCGCTTCGAGGCCGAGGAGTGGTGCATCGACCCCGGCGCCGGCGTGCGCGTCTTCGAGCTGGGGCTGGAGGATGAGTCGGTCACCCGCTTCGGCGTCGCCATCTGCTACGACAGCGAGTTCCCGGCGCTCGCCCGCCGCCTCGCCGAGGGGGGCGCGGAACTCCTCGTCGTGCCCTCCTTCACGGCGGCCCGCTCTGGTTACACCCGCGTCCGGGTGGGGAGCATGGCCCGCGCCCTCGAAAACCAGATGTACGCCCTCCACGCCCCCCTGATCGCCGACGCCGACTGGACCTACGCGGTCGAGCAGGCCAGTGGAAAGGCCGCCCTGTACGCCCCCGCCGACCTGGGCCTCCCGGAAGACGGCCTCGTCGCCGAGGGCGAGTGGAACACCCCCGGCTGGCTCGTCGCCGACCTTGACCTGAATCTCACCCGCCGGGTCCGCGACTCCGGTCACGTCCTGAACTGGCGCGACCGCCACGCCGCCCAAGAGCGCCCCACCGAGGCCGAGGTCGTCCCCCTGGCCGCCCCCACCCGTGCCTGA
- a CDS encoding GNAT family N-acetyltransferase, which translates to MPEDPRLSVRVLTAADAPAYREVRLAGFRNDPLAFVTTAGEYGARPLSEIAARLDPTLEVVNFGAFQGGGLVGILTVLRETRPTLAHRALIVGVSVLPEARGRGAGAALVGAGVAQARAWTGVTSLHLSVTETQDAARRLYERHGFRVWGTEPDAVRHGETVYAQHHLWLDLKESRA; encoded by the coding sequence GTGCCTGAGGACCCCCGCCTCAGCGTCCGGGTGCTCACCGCCGCCGACGCCCCCGCCTACCGTGAGGTCCGCCTCGCCGGTTTCCGAAACGATCCCCTCGCCTTCGTCACGACCGCCGGGGAGTATGGGGCTCGGCCCCTGTCCGAGATTGCCGCGCGGCTCGACCCCACGTTGGAGGTCGTCAACTTCGGCGCCTTTCAGGGGGGTGGGCTCGTCGGCATCCTCACCGTCCTGCGGGAGACGCGGCCGACTCTGGCGCACCGGGCGCTCATCGTGGGGGTGTCCGTCCTCCCCGAAGCGCGCGGACGGGGAGCGGGCGCGGCGTTGGTGGGGGCGGGCGTCGCTCAAGCCCGCGCCTGGACAGGCGTGACCTCCCTGCATCTCTCCGTTACAGAAACTCAGGACGCAGCCCGCCGCCTCTACGAGCGCCACGGCTTCCGGGTGTGGGGCACCGAGCCCGACGCGGTGCGCCACGGGGAGACAGTGTACGCACAGCACCACCTGTGGCTGGACCTGAAAGAGTCGCGTGCATAG
- a CDS encoding S66 family peptidase — MSPHFIRPPRLVPGSRVAALSLSSGFVTEVMGRYHAGVRQVAGTLGWEVVPAPNALRGPEYLYANPEARADDLHWALHNPDIHGMVSVIGGDDSVRLLPFLDLNLIRAHPKAFLGYSDTTITLTQFLRAGVRAYYGPSLLTDLAENGGMHPFVAQGLRRALVEEPRPFDLAPAPEWTEFRQDWADETLQEVRRPFHPGDGWVWLQGTATAEGHLMGGCLEVLDMLNGTPGWPAPDLWQGAVLALETSEDVPPPAQVGYWLRNYAAQGILAGAAGLLLARPRGYTPEMKDDLYRWVRRILAEAGRADLPVVANVDFGHTSPQLTLPLGGLARLDPALGRVTVTP, encoded by the coding sequence GTGAGTCCCCACTTCATCCGCCCCCCGCGCCTCGTCCCCGGCTCCCGCGTCGCGGCCCTCAGCCTGAGCAGCGGTTTCGTCACGGAGGTGATGGGCCGCTATCACGCTGGTGTGCGGCAGGTCGCGGGCACCCTCGGCTGGGAGGTCGTGCCCGCCCCGAACGCCCTGCGCGGCCCGGAGTACCTGTACGCCAACCCCGAGGCCCGCGCCGACGACCTCCACTGGGCGCTCCACAACCCGGACATTCACGGCATGGTCAGCGTCATCGGCGGGGACGACTCGGTGCGGCTGCTGCCCTTCCTGGACCTGAACCTTATCCGCGCCCACCCCAAGGCGTTCCTCGGCTACAGCGACACGACGATCACCCTGACGCAATTCCTGCGGGCGGGCGTGAGAGCGTACTACGGGCCCTCGCTGTTGACCGACCTCGCGGAGAACGGCGGGATGCATCCCTTCGTCGCACAGGGCCTGCGCCGCGCGCTGGTGGAGGAACCGCGTCCCTTCGACCTCGCCCCCGCCCCCGAGTGGACGGAGTTCCGGCAGGACTGGGCAGACGAGACGTTGCAGGAGGTCCGCCGCCCCTTCCACCCTGGCGACGGCTGGGTGTGGTTGCAAGGGACGGCTACCGCCGAGGGGCACCTGATGGGCGGATGCCTGGAGGTGCTCGACATGTTGAACGGCACGCCGGGTTGGCCTGCCCCGGACCTCTGGCAGGGCGCCGTCCTCGCCCTGGAGACGAGCGAGGACGTGCCCCCACCCGCGCAGGTGGGCTACTGGCTGAGGAATTACGCCGCACAGGGCATCCTCGCCGGGGCTGCCGGGCTCCTGCTCGCCCGCCCGCGCGGCTACACCCCCGAGATGAAGGACGACCTGTACCGCTGGGTTCGCCGCATCCTCGCCGAGGCGGGCCGGGCCGACCTCCCCGTGGTGGCGAACGTGGACTTCGGGCACACCAGCCCGCAGCTCACCCTGCCCCTCGGCGGCCTCGCGCGGCTCGACCCGGCGTTGGGGCGGGTGACGGTCACCCCCTGA
- a CDS encoding metallophosphoesterase family protein, whose amino-acid sequence MRLLLLSDTHANHAALEAVLRDAAARRFERVVHLGDAVGYGPHPAEVLQTLRDLKAVCVMGNHDQMLLDYADGRRAARESVVSVALRWQQGRLAERDLNMIRTWRDGIDDPEVGARYRHGSPVSRDEYIDSVTAAREAFAGWGGRLAFVGHTHIPGVYATLNAPVGEWIKFQGFPEGGGYLVPPGARVILNPGSVGQPRDGNPRASYGVFDTERASFEVFRVPYDVARTQEAALEAGLPQVLAARLAIGK is encoded by the coding sequence GTGCGGCTCCTGCTGCTCTCCGACACCCACGCCAACCACGCCGCCCTGGAGGCGGTCTTGCGGGACGCTGCCGCCCGGCGCTTCGAGCGGGTCGTCCACCTCGGCGACGCGGTGGGCTACGGCCCTCACCCGGCCGAGGTGCTCCAGACCCTGCGCGACCTGAAGGCCGTGTGCGTGATGGGCAACCATGATCAGATGCTCCTCGACTACGCGGACGGGCGCCGAGCGGCCCGCGAGAGTGTCGTCTCGGTCGCCCTACGCTGGCAACAGGGGCGCCTCGCCGAGCGTGACCTGAACATGATACGTACCTGGCGCGACGGCATCGACGACCCCGAGGTGGGCGCCCGCTACCGCCACGGCTCGCCCGTTAGCCGCGACGAGTACATCGACTCCGTGACCGCCGCCCGCGAGGCCTTCGCGGGGTGGGGGGGGCGCCTCGCCTTCGTGGGCCACACCCACATCCCCGGGGTGTACGCCACCCTGAACGCCCCGGTCGGCGAGTGGATCAAGTTCCAGGGCTTTCCGGAGGGCGGGGGCTACCTCGTCCCGCCCGGCGCCCGCGTCATCCTCAACCCCGGCAGCGTCGGCCAGCCCCGCGACGGCAACCCCCGCGCGAGCTACGGCGTCTTCGACACCGAGCGGGCTTCCTTCGAGGTCTTCCGCGTTCCCTACGACGTGGCCCGCACTCAGGAGGCCGCCCTAGAGGCCGGGCTGCCCCAGGTCCTCGCGGCGCGGCTGGCGATAGGGAAGTGA
- a CDS encoding DNA polymerase III: protein MTLPPAALLHGPLLEQTGVFRGNALLLTGPARVGKRDVALAVAAQHNCTGTRGMYGEGCGVCPSCRAFAAGAHPDLLVVEPRNTTATGKAARRKLIPIGAILEGRDQGREYETHVFEFLEVRPTFRRRVVVVDGAEYLGQEAANALLKLVEEPPHSALFVFLAEDVRAVIPTIVSRSARVSVTPASDRAIERGLTLGGEAPDPELVAFAAGRAGVLAEREAVRAALGDAAEFTRAVGEGMWQALEEAGRLEKCWDAAWHPEALRFVWRTQSPHARARADAALEALQSALEAYANPGLSFQVFALALREALE from the coding sequence ATGACCCTTCCCCCCGCCGCCCTCCTCCACGGACCGCTCCTCGAACAGACGGGCGTGTTCCGGGGCAATGCCCTGCTCCTCACCGGGCCCGCGCGGGTGGGGAAGCGGGACGTGGCGCTGGCCGTTGCCGCTCAGCACAACTGCACGGGCACGCGCGGCATGTACGGGGAAGGCTGCGGGGTGTGCCCCTCGTGCCGGGCCTTCGCGGCGGGGGCGCACCCCGACCTCCTCGTCGTCGAGCCGCGCAACACGACGGCGACGGGGAAGGCGGCGCGGCGTAAGCTCATCCCCATCGGCGCGATCCTGGAGGGGCGTGATCAGGGCCGCGAGTACGAGACGCACGTCTTCGAGTTTCTGGAGGTCCGGCCCACCTTCCGCCGCCGGGTCGTAGTGGTGGACGGAGCCGAGTACCTGGGGCAGGAGGCGGCGAACGCCCTGCTCAAGCTCGTGGAGGAACCCCCGCACAGCGCTCTCTTCGTCTTCCTCGCCGAGGACGTGCGCGCGGTGATCCCGACCATCGTGAGCCGCAGCGCCCGTGTCAGCGTCACCCCCGCCTCCGACCGGGCCATCGAACGCGGGCTGACCCTGGGTGGGGAGGCACCTGACCCCGAACTCGTCGCCTTCGCCGCCGGGCGGGCCGGGGTCCTCGCCGAGCGGGAGGCGGTGCGCGCGGCACTCGGGGACGCCGCCGAGTTCACCCGGGCGGTGGGCGAGGGCATGTGGCAGGCGCTGGAGGAGGCCGGGCGCCTGGAGAAGTGCTGGGACGCCGCGTGGCACCCTGAGGCCCTGCGCTTCGTCTGGCGCACTCAATCCCCCCACGCCCGCGCCCGGGCCGACGCCGCACTGGAGGCGCTGCAATCGGCGCTGGAGGCGTACGCGAACCCGGGGCTGAGCTTCCAGGTCTTCGCGCTGGCGCTGCGGGAGGCGCTGGAGTGA
- a CDS encoding MBL fold metallo-hydrolase gives MTRAREHGTARVWTLPTGPLQENAVLVAGQGGEGFLFDPGDEAERVLALVRGAGVTVRGILLTHAHFDHIGAVQPVREALGVPVSLHTADLPLYRLGAASAARWNLPFIQPEAPDHEITQGQVFTAGDLALTARELPGHAPGHVVFVGDGFVVAGDTLFQGGIGRTDLPGGNHPQLLAGIARELLSLPDETVVYPGHGPATTVGAERRTNPFLR, from the coding sequence ATGACGAGAGCGAGGGAACACGGCACGGCGCGGGTCTGGACGCTTCCCACCGGGCCGCTTCAGGAGAACGCGGTGCTGGTGGCGGGGCAGGGGGGCGAGGGCTTTCTCTTCGACCCCGGCGACGAGGCGGAGCGGGTGCTGGCCCTCGTGCGGGGCGCGGGGGTGACGGTGCGGGGCATCCTGCTCACCCACGCGCACTTCGACCACATCGGCGCGGTGCAGCCGGTGCGGGAGGCGTTGGGGGTGCCGGTCTCCCTCCACACCGCCGACCTGCCGCTCTACCGCCTGGGGGCGGCGTCGGCGGCGCGCTGGAACCTGCCTTTCATCCAGCCGGAGGCGCCCGACCACGAGATCACCCAGGGGCAGGTCTTCACGGCGGGCGACCTCGCCCTCACGGCGCGGGAGCTGCCGGGGCACGCGCCAGGGCACGTCGTTTTTGTCGGGGACGGGTTCGTGGTGGCGGGCGACACGCTCTTTCAGGGCGGGATCGGGCGCACCGACCTGCCGGGCGGGAACCACCCCCAGCTCCTCGCGGGGATCGCACGGGAACTCCTCTCGCTGCCGGACGAGACCGTGGTGTACCCGGGTCACGGCCCCGCCACGACGGTAGGCGCCGAACGGCGCACCAATCCCTTCCTGCGCTGA